In the genome of Fusarium poae strain DAOMC 252244 chromosome 1, whole genome shotgun sequence, the window GATCCATCCTTTTTCCCTTGCTTGGTCGCTGACCATCATGGCTGGCGGcgcgaagaagaaaaagaagcccGCTGCCAATCCAGCTCGGGGCTTCGCCACTACTTCGGTCGCTTCCAAGCCCAGGCCAGAAGTCACCGAGCCCGAACCAAAGCCTGCAGTCGCCAAGGGCCAAGATGCCCCTCCATCAACACAGAAAGATGCCCCTCCATCCTCGTCTACAGCTGACAATGCGACTGCCACCGCCGACAGCCAGGAGGCGACTCTGAGCCCCGAAGAATTCGAAAGACACTTGGAGGAATCTGAGTTACAAATCCTTGTTGAAAAGCATGCCGCGAAAACGAAGAAGGATGCCTTACGCCAACGGAACAGGCTCGATACCGATCGCCGGCTCTTTCGTAGCCAAGCCGACTCTATCAATAGCTTCAAATGGTTGCCTCAGGATTTGATGGATCATATTCTTGATTTGATTCAAGCTGAAAATCGGTTCACAGCTTCGAGTTTGTCGTCGTCCGACAACACTGGCGCTGGTAAGATGCTCCCTGAGGAAGAAATGATCATTCGCATCTGGACCTTACAGCAAACCTTGACTGCGATCGAATTTCCAAATGAGCGTGTCGCCGCCGTCATACGCTACATCTTGGACATAGCTCCAAATGTCTCAACCACGAACAGAGAATCAATTTGGGGACTCGAAGAAGCACTCGACTGGCTGGCCCGAGAATGCAGAATTGAGGAACTACCTAGCTACGAACCCAAGTCAAAGCCCATGCTCAAGAGCACTACCGGTTTGTTTCCTTAGTATTCTAAGTTCTTCTCCACCCTAACCATGATTCTTCTGTAGACACTCCCCAGGACAGCCCAGTACCAAGTCGCTCAAGTACCCCTCGCCATGCTGATCCGCGAAATGGGCGCAAGAATAAATCTTCTGGGCCCAAAAGCCGGCCAGTTAAAAACTCTTTTCCAGACAAAAAGATGCTGGTAGCTTGTGATAGCGATATAGAACCAGATGACCTTGTTTCGAAATACTTGGAGAGCAAAGCGAAACTATTGGAGTATGAGCGTGGGCAACCCAGGGACTTGCTAATCAGTGAAAATGACGAGCAGCTTGCTGTTGCCAAGCTTGAGGCCAAGATTAGAAAGATCGAGTCGGATGTGCTCTTCGACAAGTACGAGGCAGACCAGCAATGGAGAGTCCAGAGAGTTGATCTAGAAAGGCAGCTAGCTGCTGCAAAGCATAATAGGCAAGATCAGGCTGGAGAGAACTTGACCGTGGAAGGGGAGCCCGAACTGGAAATGACTGATGTCGGTGATATCAGTAACGAGGCCGAACGGATCGCTGCCGAAATATTGGCTGAAGCTAGCGATGAAGATAATGACATTGGAGGGCTGTTCGCATCTCTGCCACAAAACGAAGTCGACGCACGCACAGGTGAAAGCCGTACTGTTGTTAATTCAGCAGACGGCAATCAAATCGTGATCCGTGACTTTGGCAAATCAACGGGCATCAGTCCTCGTCGAGCTCTCGAAGAAGCGTGTCGCTCAAGGTAAACGAAGATGATCACGAAATCGGAAGATAACgatactaattataaaatttaggGATTCAATGGCAAGAATTTCATATACTGTCGTGTCAGATGCCTCGTTTGCGAACCGACATTCTGTAGATATCATCTGGACGAAACCTCAAGACTTACCACCGCCAGCAGTTTCGTCAGAAGTTGAAGTCATAGCGGACCATTTCCGATTCACATTCACCATGACCAGCATAGCCACACCAGATCCGAAGCAGTCGGAATCCTATATCTCTACCGCAGCTTTGTTTTACACATTCAGTGGTAACACCAAGGACGAGAAGGTTGCTATCAGACTTCCCCATGTATGGAAAGATATTTGGGCAGAGCTTGCCGAAGCTAGGAAGGCACAAATAGACGAACAAGACAGAGAAGTGATGAGGGGCTTAAGAGCCCTAGTTCGTGAGCGTCACGACCAAGAGCTCGAAGATGGTGTCATAATTCAAGGGGCATTCCGAGGACGGGGTAACAAACAGGTCACAGACTCAGGCGATGATGGCAACCACGATCGCTCAAGGCAAAATACCACAAATGGCGAGTATTATCAGAAGATCTGGGCAGACAAATCTAACACCCGCAAATTCCAAACAATGCTGGTAAGCGAAAACAGGGATCAATCATATCAGTGAGACTTACTCAGTGCAGCAATCCCGAATGCAATTGCCCATGTGGCACTTTAGAGAGCAAGTATTGGAGGCTGTCGATGGAAATCAGGTTGTAATTGTCTGTGGTGAGACTGGATGGTGCGACACTTCAATGTTCAACGTTCCGAAACCCTTGACTGACTATCGCACAGTGGCAAGAGCACTCAGGTTCCTTCTTTCCTACTAGAGCATCAGCTCTCTCAAGGAAGACCTTGTAAGGTTTACTGCACAGAACCCCGACGAATCTCTGCCATCTCTCTTGCTCGGCGCGTCAGCGAGGAGCTCGGCGAGAACAGAAATGATCTTGGAACCAACAGATCGCTGGTGGGTTACTCTATCCGATTAGAAGCCAACACATCAAGAGAGACAAGGCTGGTATATGCAACCACCGGTATCGTCATGCGGATGCTTGAAGGGTCCAACGATCTCCAAGAAATGACACACTTGGTGCTGGACGAAGTGCATGAACGGACAATTGACAGTGACTTTCTCCTCATCGTCCTGAAAAAGCTACTTGTCAGACGCAAAGACTTGAAAGTCGTTCTCATGTCTGCCACAGTCGATGCAGATCGCTTCTCCTCTTACCTTGGTGGTGCACCAGTCCTCAACGTTCCTGGGCGGACGTTTCCTGTCCAAGTCAAATATCTCGAGGATGCCATCGAGCTTACTGGATATACGCCTGCAGACTCGGAGCCCGATAAAATGGTGGATCTGGATGACGACCCCATCGAAAGTGAGGGAGAGAGCACAAAGAGCGATATCTCAAAGAGTCTAGCAAGTTATTCACCGAGAACTAGATCAACCCTGTCTCAGATTGATGAATATCGGATCGAATTCGACCTAATTGTCCAGCTCATAGCCCACATCGCCACAAACGACCAACTCCAAGATTTCAGCAAAGCCATTCTTGTCTTCCTGCCAGGTATTGCCGAAATCCGTACGCTGAATGacatgcttcttggagaccCCAGGTTCGCTAAAGACTGGCTTGTCTATCCTTTGCATTCCACAATCGCAACCGAGGATCAAGAGTCAGCATTCTTGGTCCCGCCGTCAGGAGTCCGCAAGATTGTCCTTGCTACCAACATCGCCGAGACTGGAATTACTATCCCTGATGTTACTTGTGTCATTGACACTGGTAAGCATCGGGAGATGCGATTTGATGAAAGACGTCAGCTTTCGAGACTGATCGATACATTTATTTCTCGAGCGAATGCAAAGCAAAGGCGAGGCCGAGCTGGCCGTGTGCAAGAAGGTCTATGCTTTCATATGTTTACTAAATTCCGCCATGATCAACTGATGAGCGATCAACAGACGCCTGAAATGCTCCGTCTTTCACTACAAGATTTGGCCATTCGTGTCAAGATCTGCAAAATTGGAGGAATAGAGGAGACCTTGGGCGACGCCCTCGATCCACCCTCAGCCAAGAATATTCGGCGAGCGGTTGACGCGCTTGTGGACGTTCGAGCACTGACTCAAGCAGAGGAACTGACACCGCTTGGGCATCAACTCGCCAGGCTGCCCTTGGACGTGTTCCTGGGCAAGCTGATCTTGTATGGTGTGATTTTCAAATGTTTGGACATGGCCATCACCGCTGCCGCTATTCTGTCTTCCAAATCGCCCTTCTCAGCGCCCTTTGGCCAACGTACCCAAGCAGACAATGCGCGAATGGCTTTCCGTCGTGGAGACTCTGACCTTCTTACTATATACAACGCCTACCTAGCATGGAAGCGGGTATGTCAGTCTACAGGTGGTGGCGGGAAGGAATTCCAATTTTGCCGCAAGAATTTCTTGAGTCAACAAACTCTTGCCAATATTGAGGATCTCAAGGGACAGCTCCTCACTTCCTTGGCAGACTCGGGATTCCTTTCTTTGACCGAAGAAGAAAGGCGAGCGCTATCCCGTGCCCGATTTTCTGGTGGGCGAGGAagaaagcagcagcagttctACGACATTCCCCGAAGAGTAAACCTCAATAGCGACAACGATGTGGTTTCCGCGTCAATTATAGCTTGGAGCTTCTATCCCAAGATCCTAGTGAGAGATGCGCCGGGATCAAAGGGCCTGAGGAACATTGGTACAAACCAATCGATTAGCCTCCATCCGTCATCCGTCAATCGAGGTCGTCTTGATCTTCGGTGGCTGTCGTACTATCATATCATGCAATCCAGAGCGTAAGATCTTTAAACGGCCTCCTGTTTCTACAATCGTACTAACATACGCCTCAGAGTATATCACGCCCACGAGGCCACAGCCGTGGAAGCATTTGCCATCGCTCTTTTGTGCGGCGATGTAAGATGTGACGTAAGATTTTCTTTCTTGCCATCATAGACAGAGAGTATTAACTTGTGAAATTACAGATGTACTCTGGAGTAATTATCCTCGATGGAAATCGGGGACGTTTTGCAGTTCCAGATTGGAAGACGATGTTGGTTATGAAAGTCCTTCGAACACGTCTACGTGAACTGTTGACACGGTCTTTCAAACAACCAGGCAAGTTGCCTACCGCCCAACAAGAGAAGTGGCTGGATGTATGGCAGAGGATCTTCACACAAGATTTTGGACAAGATAGATCTACGGGAATGACGATTAAGGCATGATTAGACATGCAGTTCGATGAGACGTGCTGTTTTGCAATCACAGCCAAAATATTTTGGTCATGTGTTTTCAGAAACTAGCTCCTCAGCCAATCTAGAGGCAATTTGTCTCTACTCCAGAGGGAAAGACTATATTATTCAAAAGAAACCACAGCTCCAGTAGCTTGTATTGTTTACCTATGCATGCATAGGATAGGCGGTTGGACTACACAGCAGAAAGGCAAGATTTGGCGATTAGTGTGGCACAAATAATTGCATTCAATAACTGTACTGTGTACAATTCATTCTATCTTTCCCCTCCCTTCCCTTCCTTTCCCCTGAACTACTGGATATCATCAATTGTAGTAAATTACATTATGCTTCATGATGAAGAACTCAAAGTCAGCGTTGAACCGAGCTCCCCACCTGCGACTCAGttctccttggcctttcctttgtcttccttgatctcttcaCCCCCTCCACTGGCAAGGAACATGGCCTTGAAGTCAGCATTGCTCTTTTTGACTGATGTGTCAGATTCGCCGTTCTGTGTAGACTTAGCGCTACTGGGCTTGAAACCAAGACCACGACGTGGACCAGGCTTCCCCAATACTGGGCGACGTACGGCGGTTGCAGAGGGTATGAACATGTTGGACGAAGCTCCGGAAACATTTGACTTGTGCTCCTGAACCTTGTTCTTTCTACCGGTGATAATACGGTCGGGGGTAAATTCTGCTTTCGCTTTTCGGAGTTCATCAGGCGTGCCTGTACGGAGCTTATGGCCTTCAAACTCCATGCTATTTAGTTGTAGACTGGCCTTGCCTGCCATGGCTGCGTCGACAAACTCGATCTCGGCCCCGCCATTCCCGGGCTTCACCGTCATTTTGACTATAGCACCGAAAGGTTCGACGAGCGACAGAATTCGTGCATCGTTTACAGTATCAGGAAGACCCATCAGGGCGATGGTTTTGGCCGAAATTTCTGCTGCAGTCGGTTTGCCCTGGGCCTCTACGGGCGCATCCTGCATAGCTTGGTCGCCGTCGACATCGTGAGATGAGGGTGCTGGCGAACCTCTGGCATTGTCAGTAACAATAGTCTTGGCTGCTGGCTTGTTCTTGGACTCTTTAGAGAGAGCGACTGCGAGAATCTGGCTTCTGAACTTGGTATTGTTCATTTCTGCCACAGCTTTCGCAGCCTCTTCTTTAGTTGCAAAGTCAATAAAGGCAAATCCTTTGTACTTTCCAGTCAGAGTTGTAGGGATGTTGACCCGTGTAATATTGCCATACTTGGAAAAAACATCTTTCAGCTCTGTCTCGCTTGTTGATCGATCCAGATTGCTAATGTGAATTTCTCGACCTTCTGCAAGAGCGCCCTCTCGAGCTTTTTTGTGTCCTGGGTCGGAATACTTGGCAACGAGTTTGAAGCTCTTTTCAAGGAGTGTACCATCCAGCTCCACGGCCTTTGCTGATGCCTCTTGGTGTCGGAACGAAACGTAGCAGAACCTTCGATGGGCGTTGACCTTCAGGCTCGGCCACCGTATACTGAGGATCTCACCACAATCTCTGAAAAGATCACGGATGTAGTTTTGATCCGCAGCAGGGGGGTAATTTGTGACATATACAGTCAGATCGTGACCTGATTTGACGGTCAGCCGTGACTGGTTCATATATTTGCCGTCTTTTAGCAAGGCGGACTGGGCTTCCTCGGATGAACTGAATTCAATGAGCGCTGTTGAGGAATCGGTTTTCTCGTCGTGCACCAATGCCGTAACATTGTTAATATGACCGTAGTCTTTGAAGTATTGCCGGACCTTGGTTTGTGTAACGTCGACAGGGAGACCCGAGACAATTATGGTGGCATTCTCCCTATCCCTTTTCGGAGGTTGTGTCGCAGGGGTAGAATCAGGCCCTACCCCATTGGAGCCATTCTTTTGGCGTTTGTTGCTGCTCTCAACTCCATCGGTGGATTCCGGTTCGACGTCCCTTTTCCGCTTGGAGCCTCCTGGAGATAATGGGACTGCCTGCTCTTCAGGTTCAGGAACAGTGTAATAGGCAGCATAGGCTGCCGctttctcttgttcttcccgCTCTCTGCGCCTTTTGACTTCCTTACAAGTCTTGTGCACTCGATCAGCAGCCTTTCGCAAAGGCAGAGGCATTTCATAATCGTTGCAATGTTGCATATAGACCTCCAACACCTTCTCAGGCCAGTCAATTGTCCTACGAGCAACGGCACGGGCGAGAACTGCTGTCGCCAATGTTGGTATCCGGTAAGTACCACCCCCAGACGAAGGCGTGGGACTTCTGTTGTCTTGTCCGCCGGTGGATGAAAAAATGAGCATTTCCCACATGTAAAAGCGGAACCAGAAGTCGTGGTTGTCGGCATGAATTTGCATGGAGGCCAACTTGTTCCACTGGGCCCTGGCCTCATcaaccttgcccttcttttcgGTGAGGTATTGGATGTATATACGCTCCAGTCGAAATTTAGGGTCGCCTTGAAAATCTTTACCGTAAAGTCGCTGCCCGACAACTGACACATCCTCGAGGGCTGCGCCGAGACCAACATCGGCAACATCAACAGCTTCGTCAGATGCAGTAGCATCCATGGCATTGCGTTTCAAAAAACCGCACCACGCCACGTACATCTCGATCATGCCTTCCATTCCATCCTTGAGCAACTGATCTTCACTTGTTGCAGCATGTTTGATAGATTCGACCTCACCAAAAGGAAGCCTGGCCTCTTCGGCACACATGATGTATCGGTTCCAAAGAAGACCAGACCATGGACAATGTTGAACGGCTCTTCGAAGCACGTCAAGGAGGCTGCTTGGCTCCTGGAGCTTGGTGTTGGACGAAGAAAGGAAGACAACGTATTCGTACCAGGTGTTTTGGTCGGTAGCGAGGGCCCCGGTGAGAGCGCGAGCATAAAGTCCGCGGCATAGGTCAATTCCAATTTCAGGGCTGTCGTTGCTGCGCTTACTCTGAAGCATTTCCCATTCGAGATACGTGTTGAAGACAGCCTTTTGGGCTTCGACATCGTTGGCTTCTGCTGCTTTTTTCAAATCAGCCTCGTATGGGTCGCGCGCTGCAATCAATCGTTTCGTCTCCTGGGCGTTAGTGACGATGTCCTTCATGGAATCTTCATAGGCAGAGGGGTTGTATTCTGTGAGGAAAGTGGAAAACTTCTGGGAAGTCTCTTCCCAGGTGAGGTGCGGTGTTAGTAGCAGTCGATTGCGGTAGAGATGAGTGATGCGCTTTATGCCATCGGGCGTTCTAGTTTTGGCTAGCAACTCCATCTCGAGTGATATCCAGCGATCCCAAAGCAAGTGGCTATCGCCAAGACGATAGCAAATGGCCTCGTATCCTTGCTTCCACAGTTCAAGAGCGGCGCTCAACGAGAACAGTTCACGACCGAGCATGCGCTCCTCGTCAGTCCATCCTTCTCCGGTAGCGATCTGAGTAGCATCCCACAGAGACCAAAAGTAGTTGCAGTAGGCGAGCCAGATGCGCAGGCTGCCAGGCTCACAGCCGACGGCGCGTTTGTGGTGTTCAACAGCATTGACTCGCTGTTCGAGGTCTGTAGCGTTGCGGACGATCTCTTCGAGGTAGGCGAGCCAGTTTTCTTCGCCCACTGGGTTCGCCATGGTTATCGCGCGCGCTCGATGGATTAGAACAGAGAGTGCATCACAGAGAGAGGGGTTTGGTCAATATCGGCCCTGGCTCAATCTCAGTAGGAGCGCATGAGATGCTGAATAATGAGGCAGGTAGCACGGGCGGGGGGTAGTTTGCTGGACCACGAGGCAGTGTACCTAGCGAGATCGAGAAACGTGTACGTGTCGATGCTGCCGCGGAATGGCTCGGGTCCAAGAGAAGAGGCCGAGATTGTGTTTTTTTTCGAGAGTTGTGGGAGCGAAAGTTTGTCCCAAGGCACGTTCGCGTGATCGCCTGAGATTAATCAGCCCGGCAACTACTGTAAGTTGTGATATGCTctggcctcagggtatcagaagaattgaccactgaaagcataagagacgaaattagtaggtcactttatgctccttagactatagttctagactagttatttttataccctaagacttacTTTTCTGTTATCCACTACTTTAGTAGCCTGGGAATAAACGATGCCTGGACTCAGGAAGATTGCTTGTGGAGCAAGGGAAAAAAAGCTCCTCCCAATAATTCAACAGCTTGGGCTCGGGACGGGACCAGCTAGGCAATGTTAAGTTAGCACGGCGCCGGCGAGGCAGGCGTTGTGCAGGGATTTTACGTAGGTACTTTCCCTGGAGAACGGGAAGCGAGCCGGAGGGTCGTCCGAATGATGTAATGGCTTGCCTACTGCCTTAATACCGAACCGATGAAATGttttaggtaggtacctactttTGATGCAACCCTTATTAAAGCCCGACTATTGGGATAGAGATAATATCATATTGACGAGATCTGAATACAAGACTTAGCTTCTCGCCTGTTGTCCAAACTGCATCATAGACTTCTCTTACTGCCCAAGATAAATGGAAACAGTAGGCCCAGCTACCAAGGTACCTGCCGCAGGTACACAATGAATCCTACCTAGCATCCGGTAGTTACTCGTTGCGACTATGGTAGACTTGTTGGCTCTGAGCTGATCTATTACCCAAGACGCACAAGCTGAGAGAGTCTAGACCACGATTCGACTCAGTTGACTGCAACGAGAGGTCTTGGCAAGTCTACGTCCGAATTTTTATTCCCGATGTATGGTTGGCTGCCAGCTGACAAAACTCCTAGTCGATTAATTAAGAGCAATTAATcgtcttctctttttttcggACAAAAGTCAGGCATGTGCTCGAAAGCatattgatatgggtatccctcgaagtctaatgcgaaatcgatcTCGAAAGCATATATGGAGAGTAGTCGCCATTGAAAACATGGGGAAGTGTCTCGTATTCTTCGGAGCATGATGGATACCTGCCTAGTACCCATGCTGAAAGTACCACAACCATTTGTTCTAGACCTAATGTTGTTCCAGACTCTGCATACCTCACAGGTGCAGGTCACTCAATCATTCACTCCATACATTATTACAGACTAATTTTAATCTGTTGATTACCAAGTATATCGGGTGCATGAACCCGAAAACCATTGGCGCACCCATTTTGGGAGCTGAGCACTtttgtaggtaggtacctacctgccATACAGGTTCAGCTTGCGTTCTGATGTATTGTGCTATTACACCTGTTAGTTAGAACGGAAGTTGACAGACAGACTGTGGAGGGTAGGGAGTAGGATGACGACAATGGCTTTTGGACCCTGGCTGGTCACGCAACCTTTCGGTTGTTCTATGGTGTACAGAGTACTCAAAGCCCAATACTGACTTCACCCTCTGTATGACTCTCAAGCTAAAGTTTGATAGCTTTGATTCGGGCAGCCTTGTCACGAaagatagggctcttagagcaacctaTACAAACACTGCTCAACAAATAGCTACCTAGTACTACTTCTTCCTTTCACAGGACAACGCCATCTGCCAAAGGCAGGTTGTTTAAATAAGGATTTATTATACGTAGTTAAGACCAATTGTTTAGTCTCAAATTAACTGACTTTATCACATCCGAATGAATTGCGACACACAACATCGCCGTCTTCTCCGGGAGTCGGGACTTTATCTGTTTTAATCTCCATGCAGACATTACTCAGAGACGCCGCAGTCCC includes:
- a CDS encoding hypothetical protein (BUSCO:6208at5125) encodes the protein MANPVGEENWLAYLEEIVRNATDLEQRVNAVEHHKRAVGCEPGSLRIWLAYCNYFWSLWDATQIATGEGWTDEERMLGRELFSLSAALELWKQGYEAICYRLGDSHLLWDRWISLEMELLAKTRTPDGIKRITHLYRNRLLLTPHLTWEETSQKFSTFLTEYNPSAYEDSMKDIVTNAQETKRLIAARDPYEADLKKAAEANDVEAQKAVFNTYLEWEMLQSKRSNDSPEIGIDLCRGLYARALTGALATDQNTWYEYVVFLSSSNTKLQEPSSLLDVLRRAVQHCPWSGLLWNRYIMCAEEARLPFGEVESIKHAATSEDQLLKDGMEGMIEMYVAWCGFLKRNAMDATASDEAVDVADVGLGAALEDVSVVGQRLYGKDFQGDPKFRLERIYIQYLTEKKGKVDEARAQWNKLASMQIHADNHDFWFRFYMWEMLIFSSTGGQDNRSPTPSSGGGTYRIPTLATAVLARAVARRTIDWPEKVLEVYMQHCNDYEMPLPLRKAADRVHKTCKEVKRRREREEQEKAAAYAAYYTVPEPEEQAVPLSPGGSKRKRDVEPESTDGVESSNKRQKNGSNGVGPDSTPATQPPKRDRENATIIVSGLPVDVTQTKVRQYFKDYGHINNVTALVHDEKTDSSTALIEFSSSEEAQSALLKDGKYMNQSRLTVKSGHDLTVYVTNYPPAADQNYIRDLFRDCGEILSIRWPSLKVNAHRRFCYVSFRHQEASAKAVELDGTLLEKSFKLVAKYSDPGHKKAREGALAEGREIHISNLDRSTSETELKDVFSKYGNITRVNIPTTLTGKYKGFAFIDFATKEEAAKAVAEMNNTKFRSQILAVALSKESKNKPAAKTIVTDNARGSPAPSSHDVDGDQAMQDAPVEAQGKPTAAEISAKTIALMGLPDTVNDARILSLVEPFGAIVKMTVKPGNGGAEIEFVDAAMAGKASLQLNSMEFEGHKLRTGTPDELRKAKAEFTPDRIITGRKNKVQEHKSNVSGASSNMFIPSATAVRRPVLGKPGPRRGLGFKPSSAKSTQNGESDTSVKKSNADFKAMFLASGGGEEIKEDKGKAKEN
- a CDS encoding hypothetical protein (TransMembrane:1 (o1172-1192i)~BUSCO:1605at5125), which encodes MAGGAKKKKKPAANPARGFATTSVASKPRPEVTEPEPKPAVAKGQDAPPSTQKDAPPSSSTADNATATADSQEATLSPEEFERHLEESELQILVEKHAAKTKKDALRQRNRLDTDRRLFRSQADSINSFKWLPQDLMDHILDLIQAENRFTASSLSSSDNTGAGKMLPEEEMIIRIWTLQQTLTAIEFPNERVAAVIRYILDIAPNVSTTNRESIWGLEEALDWLARECRIEELPSYEPKSKPMLKSTTDTPQDSPVPSRSSTPRHADPRNGRKNKSSGPKSRPVKNSFPDKKMLVACDSDIEPDDLVSKYLESKAKLLEYERGQPRDLLISENDEQLAVAKLEAKIRKIESDVLFDKYEADQQWRVQRVDLERQLAAAKHNRQDQAGENLTVEGEPELEMTDVGDISNEAERIAAEILAEASDEDNDIGGLFASLPQNEVDARTGESRTVVNSADGNQIVIRDFGKSTGISPRRALEEACRSRDSMARISYTVVSDASFANRHSVDIIWTKPQDLPPPAVSSEVEVIADHFRFTFTMTSIATPDPKQSESYISTAALFYTFSGNTKDEKVAIRLPHVWKDIWAELAEARKAQIDEQDREVMRGLRALVRERHDQELEDGVIIQGAFRGRGNKQVTDSGDDGNHDRSRQNTTNGEYYQKIWADKSNTRKFQTMLQSRMQLPMWHFREQVLEAVDGNQVVIVCGETGCGKSTQVPSFLLEHQLSQGRPCKVYCTEPRRISAISLARRVSEELGENRNDLGTNRSLVGYSIRLEANTSRETRLVYATTGIVMRMLEGSNDLQEMTHLVLDEVHERTIDSDFLLIVLKKLLVRRKDLKVVLMSATVDADRFSSYLGGAPVLNVPGRTFPVQVKYLEDAIELTGYTPADSEPDKMVDLDDDPIESEGESTKSDISKSLASYSPRTRSTLSQIDEYRIEFDLIVQLIAHIATNDQLQDFSKAILVFLPGIAEIRTLNDMLLGDPRFAKDWLVYPLHSTIATEDQESAFLVPPSGVRKIVLATNIAETGITIPDVTCVIDTGKHREMRFDERRQLSRLIDTFISRANAKQRRGRAGRVQEGLCFHMFTKFRHDQLMSDQQTPEMLRLSLQDLAIRVKICKIGGIEETLGDALDPPSAKNIRRAVDALVDVRALTQAEELTPLGHQLARLPLDVFLGKLILYGVIFKCLDMAITAAAILSSKSPFSAPFGQRTQADNARMAFRRGDSDLLTIYNAYLAWKRVCQSTGGGGKEFQFCRKNFLSQQTLANIEDLKGQLLTSLADSGFLSLTEEERRALSRARFSGGRGRKQQQFYDIPRRVNLNSDNDVVSASIIAWSFYPKILVRDAPGSKGLRNIGTNQSISLHPSSVNRGRLDLRWLSYYHIMQSRAVYHAHEATAVEAFAIALLCGDVRCDMYSGVIILDGNRGRFAVPDWKTMLVMKVLRTRLRELLTRSFKQPGKLPTAQQEKWLDVWQRIFTQDFGQDRSTGMTIKA